A region of Carnobacterium gallinarum DSM 4847 DNA encodes the following proteins:
- a CDS encoding NADP-dependent oxidoreductase has translation MKTNAVVIEAYGGKDQLIEKEVTLPEIGAHQVLVKEKATSINPIDWKLREGYLKQMFDWKFPIILGWDVAGIIEAIGSEVTDWSVGDRVFARPETTKFGTYAEHTVVDDHLLAKMPENSSFDEAAAVPLAGLTAWQVLFDHGQLKKGEKVLIHAGAGGVGTYAIQFAKEAGAYVITTASEKNHELLKSLGADEVIDYRTTDFKDVLKDIDVVFDTMGGQVALDSFEVLKEGTGRLISIVAEPDQEIAAAKGIIAKSVWLNTNGTQLQEIADLMTAKKVRSVIGATFPFSKQGVYDAHALSETHHAVGKIVISFGE, from the coding sequence ATGAAAACAAATGCAGTTGTGATTGAGGCTTATGGTGGAAAAGACCAATTAATTGAAAAAGAAGTAACCCTACCAGAAATTGGTGCACACCAAGTTTTAGTGAAAGAAAAAGCAACATCGATTAATCCAATTGACTGGAAGTTAAGAGAAGGATACTTAAAACAAATGTTTGACTGGAAATTTCCGATTATTTTAGGATGGGATGTTGCTGGAATTATTGAAGCGATAGGTAGTGAAGTAACAGATTGGTCTGTAGGAGATCGTGTTTTTGCTAGACCCGAAACAACCAAATTTGGAACGTATGCTGAACATACGGTTGTAGATGATCATTTATTAGCTAAGATGCCTGAAAATAGTTCTTTTGATGAAGCAGCAGCTGTACCTTTAGCTGGATTGACAGCATGGCAAGTTTTATTTGATCATGGGCAATTAAAAAAAGGTGAGAAGGTCTTAATTCATGCGGGTGCAGGTGGTGTTGGAACGTATGCCATTCAATTTGCCAAAGAGGCTGGTGCTTATGTGATTACAACAGCTAGTGAAAAGAATCATGAGTTGTTGAAATCATTAGGTGCGGATGAAGTGATTGATTATCGTACAACTGACTTTAAGGATGTTTTAAAGGATATTGATGTGGTTTTTGATACAATGGGTGGTCAAGTAGCTTTGGATAGTTTTGAGGTTCTTAAAGAGGGAACTGGACGTTTGATTTCCATTGTTGCTGAGCCAGATCAAGAAATTGCAGCAGCTAAAGGAATTATTGCTAAAAGTGTCTGGTTAAATACGAATGGTACTCAATTGCAAGAGATTGCTGATTTAATGACTGCTAAAAAAGTGCGTTCTGTTATTGGTGCAACTTTTCCATTCTCTAAGCAAGGCGTTTATGATGCCCATGCTTTAAGTGAAACACATCATGCAGTTGGAAAGATTGTGATTTCTTTTGGAGAGTAG
- a CDS encoding MarR family winged helix-turn-helix transcriptional regulator: MTDLDLRDLPTKDLLESYKEKFPLIDSTSILLFLDFQKVSREMTHSFNQLFEEHDLTEAKFTLLMLLYRQPNYCLLPSELAEKAGVKRSTITGIVTGLIKKNWVTKIANSIDKRSFFICLTSEGQQKLENFLPINYSLNSRMMQHLAEDEKEQFHYLLEKIRQGILEEAN, from the coding sequence ATGACTGATTTAGACTTAAGAGATTTACCAACTAAAGACTTATTGGAAAGTTATAAAGAAAAATTTCCATTAATTGATAGCACATCCATTTTACTTTTCTTAGATTTTCAAAAAGTTTCCAGAGAAATGACCCATTCCTTTAATCAACTTTTTGAAGAACATGATTTAACCGAAGCAAAATTCACCTTACTCATGTTACTTTATCGTCAACCAAACTACTGTTTACTGCCTTCTGAATTAGCAGAAAAAGCTGGTGTAAAACGTTCCACAATTACTGGTATCGTAACAGGCTTAATTAAAAAAAATTGGGTTACAAAAATTGCCAATTCCATTGATAAACGTTCCTTTTTTATTTGTTTAACTAGCGAAGGACAACAAAAACTGGAAAATTTTTTACCAATTAACTATTCTCTTAATAGCAGAATGATGCAACATTTAGCTGAGGATGAAAAGGAACAGTTTCATTATTTATTAGAAAAAATTCGTCAAGGTATTTTAGAGGAAGCCAATTAG
- the glpK gene encoding glycerol kinase GlpK, which yields MEKKYVLAIDQGTTSTREILFNKKGEIVHTSQREFTQYFPEPGWVEHDANEIWVTTLAVIAGVLIESDTKPTEIHSIGITNQRETTVVWDKNTGMPVYHALVWQSRQTSEIANQIIEDGYEELVKSKTGLKVDAYFSGTKVRWILDNVEGARSRAEKGDLLFGTIDTWLIWKLTGNQVHVTDYTNASRTMMFNIHELKWDDELLEILTIPKKMLPEVRSSSEVYGETIEYHMFGQRVPIAGVAGDQQAALFGQNCFEEGMIKNTYGTGCFILMNTGETAVNSDNGLITTIAYGLDGKVNYALEGSVFVAGSAVQWLRDGLKMFTDAGETEEFALRAGTSDGVYMVPAFVGLGAPHWDTDARGAIFGLTRGTSKEIFIRATLESIAYQSKDVMETMIKDSGIPITEMRVDGGAAKNNFLMQFQSDILDIEIKRPKVSETTALGAAYLAGLATGFWESIEDIKANWLLDESYTPKMAEEERQDLYQGWQKAVSATRSFKN from the coding sequence TTGGAAAAGAAATATGTTTTAGCAATTGATCAAGGAACAACAAGTACGAGGGAAATTTTATTTAATAAAAAAGGCGAGATTGTGCATACATCACAACGTGAGTTTACACAATATTTTCCTGAACCGGGTTGGGTAGAGCATGATGCTAATGAAATCTGGGTAACAACGTTAGCTGTGATTGCGGGTGTTTTAATTGAATCGGACACAAAGCCTACTGAAATTCATTCGATTGGTATTACGAATCAACGGGAAACTACGGTTGTATGGGATAAAAATACTGGAATGCCAGTATACCACGCTTTAGTTTGGCAATCTCGTCAAACTAGTGAGATTGCAAATCAGATTATTGAAGATGGTTATGAAGAATTAGTTAAAAGTAAAACTGGTTTAAAAGTGGATGCTTATTTCTCTGGTACGAAAGTTCGTTGGATTTTGGATAATGTTGAGGGAGCAAGAAGTCGCGCGGAAAAAGGTGATTTATTATTTGGTACCATTGATACATGGTTGATTTGGAAGTTAACAGGCAATCAAGTTCATGTAACAGATTATACTAATGCATCAAGAACGATGATGTTTAACATTCATGAGTTAAAATGGGATGATGAATTATTAGAAATTTTAACGATTCCTAAAAAGATGTTACCAGAAGTGCGTTCTTCTTCTGAAGTTTATGGAGAAACAATTGAGTACCATATGTTTGGACAACGAGTACCGATTGCAGGTGTTGCGGGAGATCAACAAGCTGCTTTATTTGGACAAAATTGTTTTGAAGAAGGAATGATAAAAAACACTTACGGTACGGGTTGTTTTATTTTAATGAACACTGGTGAAACTGCAGTGAACTCGGATAATGGTTTAATTACAACGATTGCCTATGGACTTGATGGTAAGGTCAATTATGCCTTAGAAGGTAGTGTTTTTGTGGCAGGTTCTGCGGTTCAGTGGTTACGTGATGGCTTGAAGATGTTTACGGATGCAGGGGAAACAGAGGAATTTGCGCTTCGTGCAGGTACGTCTGATGGTGTTTATATGGTGCCGGCTTTTGTTGGGTTAGGTGCACCACATTGGGATACTGATGCTCGTGGAGCCATTTTTGGATTAACTCGTGGAACATCTAAAGAAATATTTATTCGAGCAACTTTAGAATCAATTGCCTATCAATCGAAAGATGTAATGGAAACTATGATTAAAGATTCGGGCATTCCAATTACGGAAATGCGTGTAGATGGTGGTGCAGCAAAAAATAATTTCTTAATGCAATTCCAAAGTGATATTTTAGATATTGAAATTAAACGTCCAAAAGTCAGTGAAACAACGGCATTAGGGGCTGCTTATTTAGCCGGATTGGCAACTGGTTTCTGGGAAAGCATTGAAGATATTAAGGCTAACTGGTTATTAGATGAGAGTTATACACCCAAAATGGCTGAAGAAGAGCGTCAAGATTTGTATCAAGGTTGGCAAAAAGCTGTTAGTGCAACACGCAGTTTTAAAAATTAA
- a CDS encoding deoxyguanosinetriphosphate triphosphohydrolase: protein MNWDQLLNDERRKKTTVNYAKSRDVRSAFENDYQRIIMSASFRRLQDKAQVFPLEKSDFIRTRLTHSLEVSTIAKSMGGMVAYHLLENKLDPSFTKEHGEKIPEVLACAGLLHDMGNPPFGHFGEESIREWFQNNSSDLMYGERSLAEILDQKMLQDFFHFEGNAQVLRVVSKLHYQFDEYGMNLTYATLNSIMKYPVSSTEISKKEIRSKKMGYFYADQHLFNEVTEATGALNRRHPLTYLLEVADDIAYLNADLEDGIKKDIVSISQILAEFEAVENPNRVTSTVHQELVKRSERHKNHDDSFTGQQWIASSLRGQLINRSLEVFYENYEAIMTGTFNESLLDASEADQLVQTLQGLSVKYLYLDKGVVETELAGSEIIDSLLDMFVPAAIYYDSELAERGTQKSKRLMSLISDNYIGCYHQNAEGQSDEIKLYLRMLLITDFICGMTDSYAKDLYQKLHGLI, encoded by the coding sequence ATGAATTGGGATCAATTATTAAATGATGAACGTCGTAAAAAAACAACGGTGAATTATGCGAAGTCGCGGGATGTCCGTAGTGCTTTTGAAAATGACTATCAACGAATTATTATGAGTGCTTCTTTTCGGCGCTTACAAGATAAGGCACAAGTTTTTCCGCTTGAAAAAAGTGACTTTATCCGAACGCGTTTAACACATTCGCTTGAGGTTTCAACTATTGCAAAATCAATGGGTGGGATGGTTGCTTATCATCTATTAGAGAATAAACTTGATCCATCTTTTACAAAAGAGCATGGAGAGAAGATTCCGGAAGTTTTGGCTTGTGCAGGCTTGTTGCATGATATGGGAAATCCGCCTTTTGGTCACTTTGGTGAAGAATCAATTCGTGAGTGGTTCCAAAATAATAGCTCAGATCTAATGTATGGTGAGCGGAGCTTAGCTGAAATTTTGGATCAAAAAATGTTACAAGATTTCTTTCACTTTGAAGGGAATGCACAGGTTTTAAGAGTTGTGTCTAAATTACATTATCAATTTGATGAATATGGCATGAATTTAACGTATGCAACACTGAATAGTATTATGAAATATCCTGTTTCTTCAACTGAAATTAGTAAAAAAGAGATTAGAAGTAAGAAAATGGGCTATTTCTATGCGGATCAACACTTATTTAATGAAGTAACTGAAGCTACAGGTGCATTAAATCGTCGTCATCCATTGACGTATTTATTAGAGGTTGCAGATGATATTGCGTATTTAAATGCGGATTTAGAGGATGGAATAAAAAAAGATATTGTTTCCATTTCTCAGATTTTAGCGGAATTTGAAGCAGTAGAAAATCCAAATCGAGTAACGTCAACAGTGCATCAAGAGTTAGTGAAACGTAGTGAACGTCATAAAAACCATGATGATAGTTTTACGGGTCAACAGTGGATTGCTTCAAGTTTGAGAGGGCAATTAATTAATCGCTCTTTAGAGGTTTTCTATGAAAATTATGAAGCGATTATGACAGGAACGTTTAATGAATCATTGCTAGATGCTTCGGAAGCAGATCAATTAGTTCAAACGTTACAAGGTTTATCGGTGAAATATTTGTATTTGGATAAAGGTGTGGTTGAAACTGAGTTAGCTGGTAGTGAAATTATTGATTCACTATTGGATATGTTTGTTCCAGCAGCAATTTATTATGATAGTGAATTAGCAGAGCGTGGAACTCAAAAAAGCAAACGATTAATGTCTTTGATTTCAGATAATTATATTGGGTGTTATCATCAAAATGCAGAAGGTCAATCGGATGAAATCAAACTGTATTTGCGGATGTTGTTAATTACTGATTTTATTTGTGGAATGACAGATAGTTACGCTAAAGATTTGTATCAAAAATTACATGGGTTAATCTAA
- a CDS encoding MIP/aquaporin family protein encodes MVGFYAELIGTMVLIIFGSGVVAGNLLIKSKSFNMGWVGISIAWALGVTLGVYVVAGNSAAHLNPAVTIAFALIGVFPWADVPAYIAGQLIGAFLGAIIVYLVYVKHWKETENQGDKLGVFATGPAIRSPFANMITEAIGTFVLVFGLLAIGANEFAVGLNPIIVGLLILGIGLSLGGPTGYAINPARDLMPRIAHAILPISGKGDSDWSYAWVPVVGPIVGGICGAFFYKMIYFESSMIGLIIFIVILAGLVIATKEKDE; translated from the coding sequence ATGGTAGGATTTTACGCAGAGCTGATTGGAACAATGGTGTTGATTATTTTTGGAAGTGGTGTTGTTGCTGGAAATCTTTTAATCAAGTCGAAATCGTTTAATATGGGCTGGGTAGGTATTTCTATTGCCTGGGCATTAGGGGTTACATTGGGTGTGTATGTTGTTGCTGGAAATAGTGCGGCACATTTAAATCCGGCTGTTACAATAGCTTTTGCTTTGATTGGTGTTTTTCCTTGGGCGGATGTCCCCGCATATATTGCTGGTCAATTGATTGGTGCATTTTTAGGAGCAATTATTGTTTATTTAGTTTATGTTAAGCACTGGAAAGAAACTGAAAATCAAGGGGATAAGTTAGGTGTATTTGCAACTGGTCCAGCGATTCGTAGTCCTTTTGCAAATATGATTACAGAAGCCATTGGAACCTTTGTCTTAGTTTTTGGCCTGCTTGCAATTGGAGCTAATGAATTTGCGGTGGGATTGAATCCGATTATTGTTGGTTTATTAATTTTAGGAATTGGTCTATCATTAGGTGGACCAACTGGTTATGCCATTAACCCAGCGAGGGATTTGATGCCACGGATTGCCCATGCGATTTTACCAATTTCTGGTAAAGGGGATTCTGATTGGAGTTATGCGTGGGTTCCAGTTGTAGGACCGATTGTTGGCGGAATCTGTGGGGCATTTTTCTATAAAATGATTTATTTTGAATCATCTATGATTGGCTTAATTATTTTTATTGTCATTTTAGCAGGTTTAGTTATTGCTACAAAAGAAAAAGATGAATAG
- a CDS encoding GtrA family protein yields MKIKINQLFLRYQEFLRYFFGGMIATALNIGLYKTLLAILPLHYLIINFIVWLITVLFGYYTNRRFVFKRPINSLMDTAKEAGNFIGFRIISGCADSLTMWVLFSLIGVPEIVTKLLANLVASLINYYTSKLIVFKHSYSSTIEIPSNLKEISENLTRL; encoded by the coding sequence TTGAAAATAAAAATCAACCAATTATTCCTAAGATACCAAGAATTTTTACGCTACTTTTTTGGGGGTATGATTGCCACTGCCCTTAATATTGGACTTTATAAGACTTTACTAGCCATCTTGCCACTCCATTACTTAATCATCAATTTTATCGTTTGGTTGATTACAGTTTTATTTGGTTACTATACAAATCGACGCTTCGTCTTTAAAAGACCAATCAACTCACTAATGGACACAGCTAAAGAAGCTGGAAATTTTATTGGTTTCCGAATTATCTCAGGATGTGCAGATTCTCTGACTATGTGGGTTCTTTTTTCACTTATAGGCGTTCCAGAAATTGTCACCAAACTACTAGCCAATCTAGTTGCATCATTAATCAATTATTATACAAGTAAATTAATTGTCTTTAAACATAGCTACTCTTCCACTATTGAAATTCCCTCTAACTTAAAGGAGATTTCGGAAAATCTAACAAGATTATAA
- a CDS encoding glycerol-3-phosphate dehydrogenase/oxidase, with protein MKFSNETRIENLKKMQNELLDVLVIGGGITGAGITLDAQERGLQVGVLEMRDFASGTSSRSTKLVHGGLRYLKQFEVKVVQEVGQERAIVYENAPHVTTPLWMVLPFYKGGTFGSFTTAIGLEMYDHLAKVKKDERRYMLKPERAVEKEPYLKKTGLKGAGVYVEYRTDDARLTIEVLKKAAEKGAYIANYVKVEKFIYDLDGKVKGVHFHNELTGETGSIYAKKIVNASGPWVDELRELDQSKKGKTMHLTKGVHLVIDESKFPISNAIYFDTPFNDNRMMFAIPREGKTYIGTTDTNYKGDPKEPGVTLADVEYILAAANQMFDIPPIQVEDVESSWSGVRPLIHEEGKDPSEISRKDEIFHSASGLFTIAGGKLTGYRKMSEKVVDQVLLELSIEEGMAYRKSATEHLLLSGGDVGGGDYFNKFVIEKIEVGEHLGIDLDSAKALVHRYGSNVDAVYSYLNASKDSQLEPIDYMMLHYGLEHEMVLKPIDYLLRRSSQLLFDIEHAKAVKELIVTEMADYYGWDEATQIAYLADIDHQITASTVFH; from the coding sequence ATGAAATTTTCAAATGAAACAAGAATCGAAAACCTTAAAAAAATGCAAAATGAATTATTGGATGTTTTAGTGATTGGTGGTGGAATTACTGGTGCTGGAATTACGTTAGATGCTCAAGAGCGTGGTTTGCAGGTTGGTGTTTTGGAAATGCGTGATTTTGCTTCTGGTACGTCTAGTCGTTCAACTAAATTAGTTCATGGTGGGTTGCGTTATTTGAAGCAGTTTGAAGTGAAAGTTGTACAAGAGGTAGGACAGGAAAGAGCGATTGTTTACGAAAATGCCCCTCATGTAACAACGCCACTTTGGATGGTTTTGCCGTTTTATAAAGGTGGTACATTTGGTTCATTTACAACAGCAATTGGACTAGAGATGTATGATCATCTTGCGAAAGTTAAAAAAGATGAACGTCGTTATATGTTAAAACCAGAACGTGCAGTGGAAAAGGAGCCTTATTTGAAAAAAACAGGCTTAAAAGGTGCAGGTGTTTATGTCGAATATCGAACAGATGATGCTCGTTTAACGATAGAAGTCTTGAAAAAAGCAGCTGAAAAAGGCGCTTATATTGCGAACTATGTCAAGGTTGAAAAGTTCATTTATGATCTTGATGGCAAAGTAAAAGGTGTTCATTTTCACAATGAATTAACAGGTGAGACTGGGAGTATTTATGCGAAGAAAATTGTGAATGCATCTGGTCCATGGGTGGATGAATTACGAGAACTGGATCAATCTAAAAAAGGCAAAACGATGCATTTGACTAAAGGTGTGCATTTAGTGATTGATGAAAGCAAATTCCCAATTAGCAATGCCATTTATTTTGATACACCATTTAATGACAATCGAATGATGTTTGCAATTCCTCGTGAAGGAAAGACTTATATTGGAACAACGGATACAAATTATAAAGGGGATCCAAAAGAACCGGGAGTAACTTTAGCGGATGTTGAATATATTTTGGCAGCAGCTAATCAAATGTTTGATATTCCCCCTATTCAAGTAGAGGATGTGGAGTCAAGTTGGTCAGGAGTTCGTCCATTGATTCATGAAGAAGGCAAGGACCCATCAGAAATTTCTCGTAAGGATGAGATTTTTCATTCAGCTAGTGGTTTATTTACGATTGCTGGTGGGAAATTAACGGGCTATCGTAAAATGTCAGAAAAAGTCGTGGATCAAGTGTTATTAGAATTATCAATTGAGGAAGGAATGGCTTATCGTAAATCAGCAACGGAGCATCTATTGTTATCTGGTGGTGATGTTGGTGGTGGTGATTATTTCAATAAATTTGTGATTGAAAAGATTGAAGTTGGCGAACACTTAGGCATTGATTTAGATTCGGCCAAAGCATTAGTGCATCGTTATGGATCAAATGTTGATGCTGTTTATAGTTATTTAAATGCAAGTAAAGATAGTCAATTAGAACCAATTGATTATATGATGTTGCATTATGGATTAGAGCATGAGATGGTCTTAAAACCAATTGATTATTTATTGCGTCGTAGCAGTCAATTGTTATTTGATATTGAACATGCAAAAGCTGTGAAGGAATTAATTGTGACTGAAATGGCTGATTATTATGGCTGGGATGAAGCAACACAGATAGCGTATTTAGCTGATATCGATCATCAGATTACGGCAAGTACTGTTTTTCATTAA
- a CDS encoding rhodanese-like domain-containing protein, which translates to MNKIEFLELLLSLYIDHNQVIEAEENGDSNYILVDIRNAPKHVKKDKIKGSIEIPVKDMANQLASLDKTKTYVVYDWTAGTTLGKQATLLLLKNGFEAYELSCAIEGWKGMNLPIETL; encoded by the coding sequence GTGAATAAAATCGAATTTTTAGAACTATTATTAAGTCTTTATATTGATCATAACCAAGTTATCGAAGCAGAAGAAAATGGAGATTCTAACTATATACTAGTTGATATCCGCAATGCACCTAAACATGTAAAAAAAGATAAAATTAAAGGGTCCATTGAAATTCCAGTCAAAGATATGGCAAATCAATTAGCTTCACTAGATAAAACAAAAACCTATGTAGTCTATGATTGGACAGCTGGAACAACACTTGGCAAGCAAGCTACTCTTCTTCTATTGAAAAATGGATTTGAAGCTTACGAATTATCTTGTGCAATCGAAGGTTGGAAAGGTATGAATTTACCAATCGAAACACTTTAA
- a CDS encoding PTS transporter subunit EIIC: protein MSGNLLNNMQKIGKALMLPIAVLPAAGLLNRLGAADVLNVPFMNAGGNSIFTYLSLMFAMGIAIGLAKDNSGLAALGGVLIYFVLNFGVIGVNPDINMGVFAGFIAGLCSPIIYNRVYDKYDKSPYFNGRHIALLLNVVAALILVAIFGLIWPTVQNGLDHVNSFIVGAGPVGAGVFEFANRMLIPTGLHHVLNSYLWFSYGDFVNPVTQVVANGDITRFFAGDPTAGAFQVGFFPIMMFGLPAAAMAMVATAKKEKRKETFGLMLSVAITAFLTGITEPLEFSFMFVAFPLYVVHAVLAGIAGFVTNLLGIKMGFTFSAGAIDYALNFGLGTNAWLLIPIGLVFAAIYFAIFYFAILKFDIKTPGREDDEDEATLEAEVQNGTVQTAVAGLGPSENDTVPTGDKYDIMAAKYITALGGPDNFTSIDNCTTRLRLQMKDSSIVDEQALKKAGARGVVKMNETAVQVIVGTDVEFIADKLKNELGK, encoded by the coding sequence ATGTCTGGTAACTTATTAAATAATATGCAAAAAATTGGGAAAGCTTTAATGCTTCCTATCGCGGTTTTACCTGCTGCTGGTTTATTAAACCGTCTTGGTGCTGCTGACGTACTAAACGTTCCTTTTATGAACGCAGGAGGAAATTCAATTTTCACCTACCTATCCTTAATGTTCGCAATGGGAATTGCAATTGGTTTAGCTAAAGACAATAGTGGTTTAGCCGCCCTTGGTGGTGTGTTAATTTATTTCGTCTTAAACTTTGGTGTAATTGGTGTCAATCCCGATATCAACATGGGTGTTTTTGCTGGCTTTATCGCCGGTCTATGCTCACCAATCATTTACAACCGTGTCTATGACAAATATGACAAATCCCCTTACTTCAACGGTCGTCATATCGCTCTACTTTTAAATGTTGTTGCTGCTTTAATCTTAGTCGCAATTTTTGGTTTAATTTGGCCAACTGTTCAAAATGGGCTAGATCATGTAAATAGCTTTATCGTTGGTGCTGGTCCTGTTGGTGCTGGAGTCTTTGAATTTGCTAATAGAATGTTGATTCCAACTGGATTACATCACGTACTAAACTCATACCTATGGTTTAGTTATGGCGACTTCGTTAATCCTGTTACTCAAGTTGTTGCAAATGGAGATATTACACGTTTCTTCGCTGGAGATCCAACTGCCGGAGCTTTCCAAGTTGGTTTCTTCCCAATTATGATGTTTGGTTTACCAGCAGCAGCAATGGCAATGGTTGCTACTGCTAAAAAAGAAAAACGTAAAGAAACATTTGGTTTAATGTTATCTGTTGCCATCACAGCCTTCTTAACTGGGATTACAGAACCTTTAGAATTCTCATTTATGTTTGTCGCTTTCCCATTATATGTCGTTCATGCTGTTTTAGCTGGTATCGCTGGTTTTGTTACCAATTTACTTGGAATCAAGATGGGCTTCACCTTCTCTGCTGGTGCAATTGATTACGCCTTAAACTTTGGTTTAGGTACAAATGCATGGCTACTAATTCCAATTGGTTTAGTCTTTGCAGCAATTTACTTCGCAATTTTCTACTTCGCTATTCTAAAATTCGACATCAAGACGCCTGGTCGTGAAGATGATGAAGACGAAGCTACACTAGAAGCAGAAGTACAAAATGGAACTGTTCAAACAGCTGTTGCTGGACTTGGACCTTCTGAAAATGACACTGTCCCTACTGGTGATAAATACGATATCATGGCGGCAAAATACATTACCGCTCTTGGTGGACCTGATAACTTTACTAGTATCGACAATTGTACCACTCGTCTACGTTTACAAATGAAAGATAGTAGTATTGTTGATGAGCAAGCTCTTAAAAAAGCTGGTGCACGTGGTGTTGTTAAAATGAATGAAACTGCTGTTCAAGTTATTGTTGGAACAGATGTAGAATTTATTGCTGACAAGTTAAAAAATGAATTAGGAAAATAA
- a CDS encoding PTS transporter subunit EIIC yields the protein MKKEKIITRYGIAASYIAVSAVSLAFFWGLSLTGYAPFVSIFTAYSYIFPLVFSIAIATGIGFDHSGASALAGAVGYLVFGASFSVLIDPKSSFLVTAPIKLFGSMGSDQVFFIICGLVMGLVAGFLYNKFYNIKMPEWLAFFGGRRFVPIITSITALFIGSFVANIIIPHL from the coding sequence ATGAAGAAAGAAAAGATTATTACTCGATATGGCATTGCAGCTTCATACATTGCCGTATCAGCCGTTTCCCTAGCCTTTTTCTGGGGATTATCACTAACTGGCTATGCACCATTTGTCAGTATCTTTACTGCTTATAGCTATATTTTTCCATTAGTATTCTCAATCGCAATTGCCACTGGAATTGGTTTTGACCACAGTGGGGCCTCTGCTTTGGCTGGTGCCGTTGGCTACCTAGTCTTCGGAGCATCATTCTCAGTTTTAATTGATCCAAAATCTTCATTCTTAGTAACTGCACCAATTAAATTATTTGGTTCAATGGGATCAGATCAAGTGTTTTTCATTATCTGCGGCTTAGTTATGGGCCTTGTTGCAGGATTCCTATACAACAAATTCTATAACATCAAAATGCCAGAATGGTTAGCATTCTTTGGTGGACGTCGTTTTGTTCCAATTATTACAAGCATCACTGCTTTATTTATTGGATCATTTGTCGCTAATATTATTATTCCACATTTATAG